The Flavobacterium faecale genomic sequence GCAGCATTTGTGCTATTGGCAGGGGGAAAATCTGAGAGAATGGGTTTCCCAAAAGGATTATTAGTGTACAACCAAACAGTTTGGATTTTGGAACAGCTCGACCGAATAGCCAGCACTTCTATTTGCACGGTTTACATAGGATTAGGCCATTGTTACGAAGATTATTTTTGTGTAGTTCCTTGGTTCAAAGACGCACAGCATCGATTTGTCAAATACAATGATCTTAAAATAAAAGTCATTGTTAATACCACTCCAGAAAACGGTTCCTTCTCTACCTTACAAGCCGTTCTAGCACAGGTTCCCAAAAAACAACCGGTCATAGTGCAACCCATCGATGTACCGCTACTTAATCAAACAGAATTGGAATGCATCATTAATACAACCAATGCAATTGTACTACCACAATATGAAGGCAAAAACGGGCATCCTATTCAGTTATTTCCAAAATTTTGGAATATCTTATTAAAATTAGATCAAACACATGAGAATTCACGACTGGATTATCAGATCAAGAAAAAAAACCCAAAGTACTGCAGTTATGTCACCGTGCAAGATTCATCCATAGTACATAACCTAAACACGCCCGAAGATTGGGAAAATTTCACCCAAAACACAGAACTCGTGGTTTAAATAGAGTAGTTTTCTATTATTTCGAAAAATAAAATAGGACACCGTTATTTATCTTCTGTTCAAAAATAAAAAAAGTCGCTACTACTCAAATGTAATAGCGACTTTTTTGTGGTATTATCTTAATTTTTTTACCATATCTGGTGTCACAACCGATTTGTTGTTTCCCCAACTCGCGTATACATACGTAAGCACATCTGCGACTTGCTGGTCTGACAACTCTTGCTTTGGCATTGGCGTAGTGTATTTTTTACCGTTGACAGTTATGGGACCATTCGAACCATTCAAAATTTGTTTGATCGCTCTGTTGACATCGGCATTTAAGTAATCTGACTTTGCCAAAGGCGGAAAAGCACCTGTGATTCCAGCACCATTCATTTGATGGCACGCCATACAGACTTTGTTGTAAATCGATTTTCCGTTGTTTGCTTGCTCTGGACTTGCTTTAATATCTTGGTAAGTAGGTACCGAACTGAAACTAAACAACATAAAAGCGGCAACGGCCATTCCTGCGATATATTTTTTCATACTCTAATGCGTTTTTAATTTAATTTTTCATTTATAGTAAAAACTACTCAAAAACCAAGCCATCGGTAGGATATGTCATAGGATTGATAATTTTCAGTTAGTAAAGGATAAAACAAAACAGCTTATATCAACCAAGCCGATTAAAAGCAAAAATATGGGTTTTTATAAAAACACCACCGAAGAAGAATGTTGTTCTTGGTAGCATTTCCCTTTTTTATTTTTTATAAAAAACATTTTCAATTCCTTGTCTAAAAGCTTCGTCTCCTACTTCGTTTCGCTGTGCGTACATTGCTTTTGCATCAGCGCCAGCAACATAGCGTAAGTTTGATCTTCCGTCAGTTGCGGCTTCATAAACGACAGCTGCAATTTGTTCCGGTGTCGAATAATCTTTGGCTCTTTCTGGATCCATAAAAACCGATAGGACTTTGTTCATCTGTTCTTGGTAAGCAGAATGTTGTGTCATCACTAAGGAACGACCTGCAAAATCGGTAGCAATTCCGCCTGGTGAAACTGTTTTTACTGTGATTCCAAATTCTTTTAGTTCGAATGCTAAACTTTCACTCCAACCTTCCAACGCCCATTTTGTAGCGTGATAAACCGAATTAAACGGCAAAGTAACCAATCCACCAATAGAAGTTGTAGTTATAAATGTACCTGCTTTGTTTTCTCTAAAATGTGGCAAAAATTGCTGTGTTACGCGCATCACACCCAAAAGATTGGTGTTCAATTGATTTGTTAATTGGTCATCTGTTGCTCCTTCAAATGGGCCAGCCAGTCCGTAGCCTGCATTGTTAAAAACCACATCTATTTTACCCATTGCTAAGGCCATTTTTACTGTTTTCTCGATTTGCTCCACATTGGTAACATCCAATGGTAAGAGCGTTACGTTTGCTACTTCAGCGAGTGCTGTTTCGTTTTCTGGTTTTCTCATGGTAGCGATAACATTCCAGTTGTTTTTTGCAAAAAGTAAAGCCGCAGCTTTTCCTAAACCAGAGGAAGCTCCGGTTATAAAAATTGTTTTTTTCATACTAATATTATTTTGTTTTTTGTTTTAATTGCTAAAGATTTGTGGTTCTTATTTGGCAATAACCAGCTATACTGATGCCTATTTTTAAAAGGTAAAAGCATAAATTAATTACAGTAAAAACCGGATTATTTGGGTGTATCCAAACAGAACGTTGCTTAATTCAAGCTTTGTCTGTACTCGTTTGGACTCATTGCCGTTTTCTTTTTGAACATTTTACTAAAGTATTGCGGGTATTCAAATCCCAATGCATGGGCAATTTCGCTAGCACTTTCATTAGAATTAAGCAATTGGTTTTTGGCTTTTTCGATTATAAATTGATGAATGTGGTCTTGCGTGCTTTGTCCCGTTTCTTTTCGTAACAAATCACTTAAATATTTAGACGACATGTTCATCGCTTGCCCGCAATATTGTACTGTTGGAATTCCTAATTCGATTTGTTTATTGGCTTTGTAATATTCTTTTAAAACATTCTCAAATTGACTCACAAAATCTTGATTCAAATTGGTTCTCGTAAAAAACTGACGGTCATAAAAGCGCACGCAATAGTTAAGCAACAGTTCAAGATTCGAAATGATTAAGGTTTGACTGTGTGCATCAATATTACTATTGAATTCTCGTTCGATTTTCAAGGCGATTTCAGTCACCGTTTTGCGCTCTTCGTCTGAAAGATGCAGCGCTTCATTAGACGAATACTCAAAAAAAGAATACTTTTCTATTTGCTTTCCTAAAGTTGATTTTCGAATTAGATCCGGGTGAAAAACGATACTCCAGCCGGTGTCTTCGCGATTTACATTTTGTTTTTCTACTTCCAAAACTTGATTCGGCCCCATAAAAACCATCGAACCTTCTTGGTAATCATAAGAGTTTCTGCCGTAATTGGTGATGGTAAAAGGGCAATTGTCTTTAAGACTTATTTGGTACAAGCCTACAGAATATTTGAATTTTTCGATTTCTAAATCCTTTAACTCTTTGGCCAATCGAACCACCGAAACCAAAGGGTGCTTTGGCTTTTCTAAACCAAAAAAGTCATGCAGTTCAGAAATGGTGTTTATAGTGATTATGTTTTTCATAGCTTTCTAATAAAATTAAATGACTGTTTCTTTGTAGCAACATTGAGCAAAAATGGAACGCGGATTAAACGGATTTTCAAACGCTGATAAAAACGGATTTTTTAACAAATGCAATATAATTTTGTCAAATCGAGCGCAGTTGAGATGCAATGCGTGGTTCTCGACTTCGCTCGAACTGACAATAGGACTGTTTAAAAGCATAATACTATTGATTAGAAATCTGTCTTTATCTGTGTCTTCGCGATAGCGAATCAGCGTCATCTGCGTACCTAATTCATTGTGTATTATAAATTTTGCCACCAATTGCTGTAGGTACTGTTTCCTTGTATTAGAATTTCTTGTCCAATTTTTGGTGTGATTACTGGTAGATTCAGCTGTTTGGCTTTTGCTTGTACTCGGTTAATTGGGTCTTTCCAATCGTGCATTGCCAGTTTGAAACCTCCCCAATGTATTGGCATGATCTTTTTGGCTTGAACATCTACTCCTGCTTGAGCGGTTTCTTCGGGCATCATGTGTATGTCGGACCATTTGTAGTTGTACTGCCCACATTCCATTAAAGCCAAATCGAAAGGGCCGTATTTATCGCCAATTTCTTTGAAATGCGAAGCGTAGCCGCTGTCACCACTAAAAAATAATTTCTCCTCTTTGGACTGAATCACCCACGAACACCATAGCGTACTCTGCCCATTGTTTAACTTGCGACCCGAAAAATGTTGGGCTGGTGTACAACTCAAAGTTAAGCTATCAAATTGAATATCTTGCCACCAATCGAGTTCGGATATATTAGAAGCGGAAATTCCCCAGGCTTTTAAGTGTTCTCCAACGCCTAGAGGTGTGTAAAAGTGTTTGGTTTTGTCTTTTATTTTCATGACCGTTTCATAATCCAAATGATCGTAATGGTCGTGTGAGAAGATCACAGCGTCTATGTGCGGAAGTTTTTCGATAGCGATAGGCAATTCGGCATTAAAACGGTCGGCGCCAAGCATTGGGTGCGGTGCGGCTACTTTACCAAACATTGGGTCTAGCAAAATTGTTTTGCCCTCTATTTGCAATAAGAAAGCCGAATGTCCAAACCACACCAATCGTGCTTTGCCTTTGTAATCGGCTACGTCAATCGAATCGATTTTTTGGACTTTTAAATCTTCTTTTGGGCGGCCATTTTTTACTTTGGTAGTAAAAAAATAATAAGCCACATCTAACTTTTCCGAAAAGCTAAGTTCTTTGGGAACGGCCTTGGTATTATTGAATTTTCCGTTTTTATATTGTGCCGATTTTTGGTACGCAAGTTGTTTTTCTTTCGAAACATCTCCTCCAAAATTGGGATAGAAATTCGTGAAAGCCAAATAAACAACTACCAAAAGGCTAATTATTAGGAGTGTTAGTATCATGATTCTTTTTATAATTCGTTTCAAATTTCTGTTCTTCATTTATTTAGGACAAAATTAAACGAATTATAGGGTATAGCTGTATACTAATTACTTTTCGTTGTATGCTTATTGCTGAAATTTATAGTTTTTGAGTATTATCCTTCAAGTTTAAACCTATTTGAGTATAATAATAGAAGGACAAATACCTTTTGGCACTTAAAAGCACCCAAAATATATCTACCTAGTTTGTCTTTCTGCAATAAACTCACACACGCATGCACAACGAGCATTCACAATTTGGGTCATTGGGAGGAACGCGGCAATCACGTACGGTGCGTCACCTCATTTAGAGTTGTAATTTGATTGTAAACATTTATTATTAGTGCTTGCTTTGGGTTGGCTTTTTTTAACCATATAAGCCATTAAATTTTCTAACTTCTTTGAGAATTTTAAACCATATAAGAAATTAAAGAACATATAAGTATTGGCGCTTAAAAGCACCTTACGGTACGCAAAGCATATCCACCTAGTTTGTCATTCTACAATAATCTCGCACACGCATACACAACGAGCATCTACAATGAGCAGAGCATCTACAATCAGGGTCCATTGCGAGGAACGCGGCAATCACGTACAGTATGTCAACTTATATTAAGTTGCAGATTTGATTGTAAAACGATTGTTATTGCTGTTTTCTATGGTCTAGTAACAGATTTAGCTACTGCAATTGTCAATAGGAACGGGCGCAAAGTCAGAGATATTTGCGCAGCGTTCACGATGGAATTTAGGTTTAAAAATTGAATTAGAAATTATACTTTGCGGAGCTAGGCAAGTATTATACAATAATTTCTGGTTTTGAAATTTGTATTGAATTTATTAAATGGTGAATTAGAATTTCACATTGCATTATTAGGCCAATCACGGCTCCTTTATCAACTTCGATTATTCTTTTGAAATCGTGAAAAAGTAAATTTCTAATATCATATAAGCAATCACCAGTAGCTTGTTTTGAGTATTCAGGAGATGTTTGCAAAATAAAATCCTTTAATGCATTTGTAATTTCGTTTTTATCGTCAAAATTAACTTTATCAAATAATGAATTAATAATTGAACGAGTATTATTTACCTCATACATTTTCTGAAAAAAGTCAAAGTTATTTAGACCCTCCTTCATATCACAAATAGCATCTATTCCTTCTCGGACTTTTTCTTCTAAAAGAAATTCGATAACTTGATATAAAACTAAAAAACGAAAAAGAGGATTACTATTTTCAACAAGTAGTTTTCTGTATAATAGTTTTAAAAGTGGAATGTGTTCAATTACTGAACTAGATTTGTTGATATGAATGGATTTCTCGTCACGAGTCTTTAAATATTTAGCTTGGATTAAAGAATCTAAATCATCGTTTTGGACGTCAACAAAAGACAAAACATTCGGAATTATATTCTCTGGAAAAAGATAATATCCCTTAATCGCTAGGCTAGGCAAACAGTTTTCAATAGTGAAATCATCCTCCTTAATTAGAGAATTACAAATGATTGCGTAAATCGAATTTAAATCTAATAAGTCTGAAAGATTTAACGTTTCATTTTCAGGCAATTTACTAAAATCAAAATGCTCAATTATATGTTTTGAACAATAAAATTTATAGGCTTGTATATATTCGTCAAAATCTTCATCGTATTTTTCGACGTTATCTTCTAGTGCAGAATTTGGGATAATTAAACCAATACTTTTCCCCGCATAATTAATTTTAAACAAGTCATTTTCCGCATTTAGATATGGATTTGTAAATCTATAAACGCTATAAGTTTCGGTTGGCAAATCTTTATTTACAGACCTTAAAGTATGGTTTACAGTTCCTTGCATTTTGATATTACAAGTAAGTGTAAATAAATCTTGGTCTCCATCTTTGGACCTTAAATAGAACAATTTATCATTATCATCAAAATGCGAGATAATCATTTTTTTTATATCTTTGGTAGTGTGCATTAACCTAACATATTAGCTTTATAGAATTTATTTGCTTGTTGAACTGAAACGTCTAAATTTTTAAAACCCTCATTAGACTCATTGAACATGCATCTAAAAAAGTAATAAAAATACATTCTCTGCTCATTACCAATTTTTTTTGCATTAATTTGGATTTCATCAATATGCTTAATAATTTGGTTTAATGAATCTTCAATATTATTTGACTCTATAAGGTCAATTAAATTATTAATAGATTCGATGTCTTTAGACAAACCACTTTCAATGATGAAGCTGACTGCCGCACCAAACCCCGCAATTGTTTGAACTTTTGAAAATAATTCATTAACATTTTTACCGTAAGCTCTTCGCTTTATATCACCAATGTCCTCGTATTGCCAATTAGTGGCAAGTAAATTTATTTTAAGTCTTAGTTTATTATATGCCGTGATTAGCTGTTTAAACAAATCTTTACTTTTGTCATCCTTTGTCAATGTCTCTAGATTCTTAATAATCTTTACGAGATCTTCTCTATCAAGAGGTAGATAATCTCCAGTTAAATAAGAAATAAATCCATCAAGTATGTCATTAAATTTAAATTCATTGTCTCCTGAAGGCACTTTATCTTGCGCTTCGGTAATAAAAGTTAGATTATCAAATCCTTCCTTGTAATCGGAATACAAAATTTCAACTTGATGACGAGTAGACATCGGACTTTGACCTGTATTCAACGTTAACATTCTGTATAAAACTCCAACTTTACTTATGCCGGTATAAACCTCTACCCTTAAAGGAAGTGCTAAAACTTTAGATAAAAGATCAGGTTTCTCTTTTATTTCTTTTAATAAATCTAAAATCGTGTAGGTTCTCTGCAGCCCATCTAAAATTAACAAGTCGTTACCAGCAGTTGCAATTTTTTCTAGGATATTCCCAGCATCAAAAGAAAGTTCATTATTATCATTTGGGAAAAATGCTAGCACTATTGGGGGAATTACGCACCCAACTTTTATATCTTCCTTTAGCAAGCTATAGCTTTTGTTTGCTGTTTTGACACGCTTTCTCTGAAGATCATTATTCTCTAAAATATCCTTTGCAATCTCTGAGTATTCACCAATACTGATTTCCAAAAGATGATTAATTGCAGATATTTTTGCGTCTGGTGTACTTGTTAATATTCTCATTATGTTGAATTAGATTAATCTTAATAGGCTTACTCCCAACTAATATACATGCATCGAAAAAGCGATACAAACCCACCCGATTTCTGGTCTACATATATAATAACTATGATACTTTATTCATTATGCTAATGTAAGATAAAACAATGAAAAATTTTACATATTTATTATGCAAAGCAAACTTATGTTAAAAAAACATTGTTCGCATCCCCAAAATCCCTAGCACAGACCTGCCGGCAGGCAGGTAGAAGTGGAGCTCTTTTTAATCTTGCCTATTTTGGCAAGATTAAAAAAGCGGGAACGCCCCGAAGCGTCGGGGGCTGGAAAAAGCTCCAAGAAAAAAGAACAAAATGAATACCAATTTCGAATTGGAATTATCTTCAAGTAGCCTTAATTTTGTAGTAATTGCCAAAAGAGTTAGACGGCTAGGATATATTTGCAACTATTTGTCGAAATTTTTTCCGCACCTCTAACAGTTGCAATGCTGTAAATTAGCGACCAATGGAGTAAAAACCAATCAACGGCTAAAACAATTGTTTCACCAAATTATTTACTATGAAAAGCTTTCTTTGTATGATGACACTATTTTCTGCTATGCCTCCGCAGCTACTTTTTGATTTTACTAAAAAATCTAACATTCAAGATTGGCGCGTTGTCGATGACGTGGTGATGGGAGGCGTTTCGGCGGGTAGTTTTAAATTAGATTCGAATGGGTTGGGCGTGTTTGAAGGTGCTATTTCACTGGAAAACAATGGTGGTTTTTCGTCTGTTCGTTATCGATTTCCAAAGGTGAAAACAGCAGGATATAGCACGATCGTTATCAAACTTAAAGGTGATGGCAAAAAGTATCAATTTAGGATAAAAACTAATTCGGGAGATTCGCATTCGTTTATAGCTCCTTTTTCGACTTCGGGAGAGTGGGAAGAAATCGAAATTTCGCTCCAAGATATGTATCCTGCCTTTAGAGGTAGAACACTGGAACAGCCCAATTTTTCGGATGCTTATTTTGAAGAAATTGCTTTTTTGATTGGGAATAAAAAGAAGGAACAGTTTAAACTCATTATTGACCGAATAGAATTAAAATAAAGGAGTTGATCGCAAAATTAACCTCGCTTGCATGGATTTTACCTGTCTAAAAAAGAAACAAAGTTGAAATAAATTTTGGATTGAATTCTCATAGCATGAGGAATTATGATGGTTTAATTTGCTCTTAAACAATTCTGTAGCAAATAAAATTGATTGTTAACAACTCGATCGCGCAGATTTGCAAGAAATTATAGTTTGGAAATTTTTCTGTGCCTTCAACAATTAGAATGCACCCGAATTGCAATTCTGAAATAGTCAACAGTACACGAATAACAACTTCGTTTGCTTAATAAAACAGTGTATTGGCAACTACTTTAGAAAGTTTATTCCATAAAATAAGGAACGCCAGAGTTAACACTGCCGTCATAATTAAAGTAGATTGTGCCATGAATAAGGTTAGTTCTGGGGAAGGTAATTTTGCTACTTCCAATTGCTTTTTAATTGTAGTTTGCAAAGGCTCCGTAAGCGTTAACAACCCAAAAAGTAACACAAATAGTGCTATAGTTCCGGTTAGAAATCCGTTTGATTTTTCCATTTTATAACGTCAGCTGCAAATAATCCAATCCCAATTGTGTTACCAAACCATATAGAAATAAGGAACTTACAAACTCAAATGATTTCTTTTTTACGTTTAGGTCCGTGAAATAGTAGTTGAAATAAATGCTTTTTGAAAGTACATCATAAGACTCACAAAATGCTTGGGCATCAATTTGTTCTTTGTACAATCCTTGTTGTTTGCCGTTTTCGATATTATCGACAATAAACTGCAAAATGATAGTGTCACTATAATTTATGGCATTAAAAAAGCTATTGGCAGGCCCTTTTTTAATTTCGTTTTTGACCATTGGATAAACCCGATGCATTTTTTTGTTGATGTAGGTAATAAAATGCATCAATTCTTCTAAGGCATTGTGCCCTTTCTGCTGAATTCTACTGATATTTTTCTTGAGTATTTTGGCTTGTTTTCGGATCGTTTTAATAACTAAATCTTCTTTGTTTTCGAAATATTTATAGATTGTTTTTTTCGAAATCCCACTTTTTGAAGCAATATCATCTAGGGTTACATGGTTGATTGCGCTGCTGTAAAAAAGTACAGCAGCGTTTTTCAATATTAGGTTTTTGGTTTGGTTTTTCATTCCAATTATTTTTATGTTATTCTAAACTTGAAGTCGCTTTCTTGTAATTGGCTTCACTAATTTTGAATACTGCTTTGGCATCTATCACATCAGAGAAAGCGGTTTGCCACATCACTTGTGCTTCTAGAACATCTTTTCCTATCACCGTTCCCGCATCAAAACGGTCGTTGTTTAATCGTAAGTTTTCATCTGCTTGTGCCAATGATTTTTGAGTGATTTCTATACGCTCTTTGGCACGAAGCATATCAAGTTTTGCATTTGCAATTTCGATAGCTACTAATTCTTGGGTTTGTTCCAATTCAAATTTTTGTGCTTCTACTTTAAAATCTTGTTCTTTTACTTTTTGTTTGCGACCTCCCCAATCAAAAACGGGAACTTTCACGCTCAACATGGCATAGTACGAACT encodes the following:
- a CDS encoding TetR/AcrR family transcriptional regulator; amino-acid sequence: MKNQTKNLILKNAAVLFYSSAINHVTLDDIASKSGISKKTIYKYFENKEDLVIKTIRKQAKILKKNISRIQQKGHNALEELMHFITYINKKMHRVYPMVKNEIKKGPANSFFNAINYSDTIILQFIVDNIENGKQQGLYKEQIDAQAFCESYDVLSKSIYFNYYFTDLNVKKKSFEFVSSLFLYGLVTQLGLDYLQLTL
- a CDS encoding MBL fold metallo-hydrolase; this encodes MKNRNLKRIIKRIMILTLLIISLLVVVYLAFTNFYPNFGGDVSKEKQLAYQKSAQYKNGKFNNTKAVPKELSFSEKLDVAYYFFTTKVKNGRPKEDLKVQKIDSIDVADYKGKARLVWFGHSAFLLQIEGKTILLDPMFGKVAAPHPMLGADRFNAELPIAIEKLPHIDAVIFSHDHYDHLDYETVMKIKDKTKHFYTPLGVGEHLKAWGISASNISELDWWQDIQFDSLTLSCTPAQHFSGRKLNNGQSTLWCSWVIQSKEEKLFFSGDSGYASHFKEIGDKYGPFDLALMECGQYNYKWSDIHMMPEETAQAGVDVQAKKIMPIHWGGFKLAMHDWKDPINRVQAKAKQLNLPVITPKIGQEILIQGNSTYSNWWQNL
- a CDS encoding SDR family oxidoreductase, which produces MKKTIFITGASSGLGKAAALLFAKNNWNVIATMRKPENETALAEVANVTLLPLDVTNVEQIEKTVKMALAMGKIDVVFNNAGYGLAGPFEGATDDQLTNQLNTNLLGVMRVTQQFLPHFRENKAGTFITTTSIGGLVTLPFNSVYHATKWALEGWSESLAFELKEFGITVKTVSPGGIATDFAGRSLVMTQHSAYQEQMNKVLSVFMDPERAKDYSTPEQIAAVVYEAATDGRSNLRYVAGADAKAMYAQRNEVGDEAFRQGIENVFYKK
- a CDS encoding helix-turn-helix domain-containing protein — translated: MKNIITINTISELHDFFGLEKPKHPLVSVVRLAKELKDLEIEKFKYSVGLYQISLKDNCPFTITNYGRNSYDYQEGSMVFMGPNQVLEVEKQNVNREDTGWSIVFHPDLIRKSTLGKQIEKYSFFEYSSNEALHLSDEERKTVTEIALKIEREFNSNIDAHSQTLIISNLELLLNYCVRFYDRQFFTRTNLNQDFVSQFENVLKEYYKANKQIELGIPTVQYCGQAMNMSSKYLSDLLRKETGQSTQDHIHQFIIEKAKNQLLNSNESASEIAHALGFEYPQYFSKMFKKKTAMSPNEYRQSLN
- a CDS encoding CIA30 family protein → MTLFSAMPPQLLFDFTKKSNIQDWRVVDDVVMGGVSAGSFKLDSNGLGVFEGAISLENNGGFSSVRYRFPKVKTAGYSTIVIKLKGDGKKYQFRIKTNSGDSHSFIAPFSTSGEWEEIEISLQDMYPAFRGRTLEQPNFSDAYFEEIAFLIGNKKKEQFKLIIDRIELK
- a CDS encoding c-type cytochrome, whose translation is MKKYIAGMAVAAFMLFSFSSVPTYQDIKASPEQANNGKSIYNKVCMACHQMNGAGITGAFPPLAKSDYLNADVNRAIKQILNGSNGPITVNGKKYTTPMPKQELSDQQVADVLTYVYASWGNNKSVVTPDMVKKLR
- a CDS encoding nucleotidyltransferase family protein; this translates as MENKAAFVLLAGGKSERMGFPKGLLVYNQTVWILEQLDRIASTSICTVYIGLGHCYEDYFCVVPWFKDAQHRFVKYNDLKIKVIVNTTPENGSFSTLQAVLAQVPKKQPVIVQPIDVPLLNQTELECIINTTNAIVLPQYEGKNGHPIQLFPKFWNILLKLDQTHENSRLDYQIKKKNPKYCSYVTVQDSSIVHNLNTPEDWENFTQNTELVV